AGCAGATGCTCGGTTCCCACATAGTTGTGGTTCAGATTCCGAGCTTCTTCCATCGCATATTCGATGACCTTTTTGGCGCGTGGTGTTTGAGGGAGTTTGCCCATCGTGACCATGTCCGGCCCGGATTGGACAATCTTCTCAACTTCCAGACGGATTTTTCGTAAATCCACGTCCAGATTTTTCAGCACATTGGCTGCGACTCCTGAACCCTCTTTGACTAATCCTAAAAGGATATGTTCGGTCCCGATATATTCGTGATTGAAGCGTTGGGCTTCCTGGTTCGCCAACTGCATCACTTTTCGAGCTCGATCTGTAAACCGCTCGTACATAATTTGTTTCTCCTGTGGCCCTATATGATGTCGGGCACTTTTGGATGAACACTGCGATTCTGCTTTGAAACCGACTGCTTCAAACGCAGGAATCAATTCTCCCAAACTATTCTAAAAATGGAATCGTGTTTGATTTGTCTTAATTTATTTCAAAAATGCGATCTAAAGACCTGTACATCTTTAAACAACATTACAATTTGAAACGGAAATTGCTTCTTTTAGGAAAGGCTTCTACGAATAATACGTTACTCACCAAAAAACGTCGAGGAATTTCCCAAAACTACTACCAGATCATTAAAGGAAGTCACTGAAAAACCACAACTTACTAAAATATTCTACCCATTTTAACACTTCTGAATTCAGAACGACTCGTTGTTCGGGGCAGCACATTCCGATTCATACATGATCACATAAGGAATCACCACCCTGCCAACACTGCAAAATCAGCACAATCCGCAAAACCAGTCATTCTAATTCTAGTACCCACACCCCATTGTAGCAAGATTAGCCTTGAATCGGTTAACCTGTTTACTGCATGGTGTCCCTTAACGGACAAAGAATGTGTCCCACTACAAATGATCGTTTCAAGAAAAAACTGAACCGTTATGCAACATTTACTGACTGCAGGAGCACAGCGTGCGTTGAAGCAGGCCGAGCGAATTGCGCAAAGTTCTGCAGCTCCCGAGCTGGATGCCTGCCATTTGCTGGCCGCACTTGCCTTTGAAGAATCACGGGCCGCCGAATTGTTATTGGCCCATCAAATTGAACTGGCAATGATCCTGGAGCAGTTTCCGATTCAGCTGCCCGAGGAACCAGCCAATTCAGACTCAGATTCAACAAATGAACCACTTGAACTCTCTCAGGCGCTGTACCATTTTCCGGCACTGCGCGAAATCCTGAACCAGGCACTGGAACAGGTCAGCCGGTCAGATGTTCCCACCGAAATTGGAAGTGAGCACCTTTTATGGGGCTTATTGACGACTGCCGGCTCACACTCGGAATGGCTCCGCTCACAAGGGACACTGACAACAGCTGCATTCGAGCAGAACTTAATTCTCCAGCAACGTCAATCTGCAGAGCCAATCAACGTCGACTTCGCGTTTCGGGTCGTTCCCACGACAGCCAGCGATCAGACCAATACGTTCAGAACCATCGACGCGGCTGCCAACCGTCTGCGGGAAGGCTTGCGCGTGATTGAAGATTATCTCCGCTTTACCCTCGATGACGCACATCTGATGCAACTGTTAAAAAATACGCGACACCAGCTGGCAGAAGCGCTCAGATTTATCGGGCAAGATTCATTGATTGCCAGTCGCGACACTCTTCACGATGTCGGTACCAGCATCAGTACCACATCCGAATTCGAGCGGCAATCGATGGAACATCTACTGCAGGCAAATTTGAAACGCGTGCAGGAAGCCACACGCACCCTGGAAGAGTTCGGCAAGCTGATTTCAGTAGAAGCAGCCGCACTATTCAAGCAAATGCGCTATGCACTTTATACTTTGGAAAAAAGTATTCTGTCGTGTTTACATAATCAACGCCGACTGGAAGACTGCCGGCTGTACCTGCTGGTTTCCGAATCCTTATGCCATCATGGATCAGGTCCCGCTGTTCGAGAAGCGCTGGCGGCCGGCGTCGGCATCGTTCAGATTCGTGAAAAAGAAATGACAGATCGCCAGCTTCTGGAGCATGGCAGACACGTCCGCGAGTGGACTCGCGCCGCGGGAGCGATCCTCATTATGAATGACCGCCCGGATCTTGCCGTCGCGATCGACGCCGATGGAGTACACGTTGGCCAGGATGAATTACCGGTGAGAGAGGTCCGTCAAATTATAGGCCCCCAACGAATGATTGGTGTCTCTACGCATAATATCGAACAGGCCCGCCAGGCCGTGCTGGATGGGGCTGATTACATCGGTGTCGGCCCCACATTTCCGACTACGACGAAATCATTTGCAGAGCACGAGTACGCGGGATTGAACTTTATAAAGCAGGTCGCCGCCGAAATAACGCTCCCCTGGTTTGCCATTGGAGGCATTAATGCCGACAATCTTTGCCAGGCGGTTCAAGCTGGTGCGCAACGCGTGGCAGTCAGCAGTACAATCTGCAGTGCCCCTGAGCCCGGCCAGATCACCAGCGAGTTACTATCTCAATTCCCAGGATGAGCCTTGGTCTCATACGAAGAAAGCTAATATAAAAGTATGTCCGTCGATCAAATATCATCTGTTTCCTTAGGGCCCTATCAACTGCAGACGCCTTTATTCCAGGCTGCCTTGAGCGGTTATAGTGACTACCCTATGCGCGTGATCGCTGCCAGACTGGGTGCCGCCTATACCCTCTGTGAGGTCATGATCGATCGTATGATCGTGCAGTCCAAACAGGGCAAGCAGCACTCGATGATGTACTGTCATCAGGATGAGTTTCCCGTTGGCGGTCAACTGATGGGTTCAGAACCAGAAGAATTTGGGCCTGCTGCACAAAGGCTCGTTGAAGCTGGCTTTCATGTGATCGACATCAACTTCGGCTGCCCAGTCAAAAAAGTCATGAGCCGCTGCCGGGGCGGCTATCATCTGGGGCAGCCTGAAGTAGCACTCGATATTATTTCCCGCGTACGCGATGTGGTACCCGATCAAATTCCCGTCACGTTAAAAATGAGACGAGGGATCGACGATACCGCAGAATCAGAAGACAACTTCTTTCGCATTTTTGATGGTGCCTATGAACGCGGACTGGCCGCGATTACCGTGCATGGACGAACTGTGCATCAGAAGTACCTCGGCCCCAGTAACTGGGAATTTCTCAAACAAGTCAAAGAACATGCCGGCTCGAATACCGTCATTGGAAGTGGTGACCTGTTTTCGCCGCAAGCCTGCATCGATATGCTGCGGGTAACTCACGTCGATGGTGTTTCCATTGCCCGCGGCGCTATTGGGAACCCCTGGATCTTTCAGCAGACGGCTGACCTGCTCCGCAATCAACCGATTTCTCCACCGGACGTCCACGAACAACGGACTGTGATCACAGAACACTTTGAACTGGCACGCACATTTTATGGTGAGAAAAAAGTCTGCAACACGATGCGCAAGTTCGGCATATTCTATTCCGAACTCCATCCCCAGCGAACCGAGGTGCGTAATGCTTTCATCGCCGTGAAAACGGCAGAACAGTGGTTGCAGGTTTTAGAACAATGGTATCAAAATAATGCGTCTGGTATTTTTCCGCCTGTAGAACAACCCAATCCTCTCTCCCTGGAAGCGCCATCCCTCTGAGCCAGTAAGACGGTACCTGCCCTGGCCAGATCATCATAGTCGTTAAAAACCGACCTCTCAAGCGGTATGCTCACATTGTAGCTGTCACTCGTTGAAGGATCCGATTGTTCCGACGATTCACCCTGTAAGGCCCTGAACGTAGGGGAATCGCCGCTTTATTGATGTTAAATGAGTGTTTACACTCCAATTTCTTTTTGACAGTCCATTAACCCAAAGTAGAGTTGAGTAAATTATGTTTCTTTTTTTAAACAACAATTTTTTCGCGCTTCGTAGTTGACCAGTTAATTGAAGGCCCCTTTCAATGTCACACGAGTTAACGACCAATACGATCTGGGTGCTGACTTGCACCAGCCTTGTATTCCTGATGCAGGCTGGTTTTTGTTGCCTCGAATCTGGTCTTTCCCGATCCAAAAACAGTATCAACGTAGCCACAAAGAATGTGGTTGATTTTTTCATCGGCGCATTGATTTTCTGGCTGTTTGGTTTCGGTCTGATGTTCGGGAACTCCTACTACGGATTGATCGGAACTTCGCAATTTGCGTTTGAAGATAACAGCCCTGCTCACTGGCCTACTGTCATTTTCTTATTCCAACTTGTTTTTTGTAGTGCCGCAATGACCATTTCTTCCGGCGCGGTTGCCGAACGAATGCGATTTCGATCTTATATTATTTTAGCCTGCGGCATTGGTGCCGTTGTCTACCCTTTGTTTGGACACTGGGCCTGGGCAAAAGATGTCGCCGGAGCACCGGCGGGATGGTTAGGAAAACTGGGTTTTCTTGACTTTGCCGGCTCCAGTGTAGTGCATTCTGTTGGTGCCTGGTCTGCACTGGCCGCCGTTCTGATACTTGGTCCACGAACGGGACGGTTTTCTAAAAATTTCAACCAGTCACGGTTTTCGTCCAGTAATCTTCCCCTGGCGGCTTTGGGATTTTTAATTCTCTGGTTTGGGTGGTTTGGATTTAACGGGGGCAGCACTCTTGGTTTGAACGGTGAAGTTCCCTCAATCATTCTGAACACCATTCTGGCCGGGATCGCAGGGGGAGTCAGTGCGTTAGCCTGGGAGCTCGTATCGTCGACACAAATTTCGGTCGAAAAGATCTTCAACGGTTCACTGGCAGGACTGGTTGCCATTACAGCATCCTGTAATGCGGTAACGTTTCCCAGCGCCCTGCTTATCGGCGTTATTGCCGGCGTGGTAATGCTGGCCTCTTTGTCTCTACTGGAAAATCGCTTCAAGATCGACGATGTTGTAGGCGCAATTCCCGTACACGGTTTTGCCGGTGCCTGGGGTACACTGGCGGTCGCCTTATTTGCCGACGCCAGTTTTTTTCCCAATGGGGTCTCTCGTACCCATCAGTTGGGAATTCAAGCGCTCGGCGTTGTCGTCTGTTTTGTCTGGAGCTTTGGATTCATCTGGATTTTCATGTCGATCGTGAATCGCCTGATGCCCATTCGCGTCTCCGTTGAAGATGAAAAAATCGGGCTCAATGTAGCCGAACACGGTGCTTCAACCGAATTACACAGCCTGCTGGAAACAATGATTGCCCACGAAAATGGCGACAATTCCTCAAGAGCAGAAACGGATAATTTCACTGAAGCAGGCATTGTCGGCCATCAATATAACCGAGTGCTGGATGCACAGGAAATTCTGCTATCCGATGTGAAAGATCGCGAGCTACGATATCGTTCCATCATGGATAATGTGATGGATGCGATCATCACCATCAATCTGGAAGGAAAAATCGAAGAATTCAATCTGGGTGCGGAACATTTATTTGGATACCTGAATCACGAAGCCGTTGGGCAAAACATCAATTTACTCATCCCTCCTCTACATCAGAAAATTCAACACGAATATGCAGAAGGAGATCTCAACCCACAACTGGTACGAGCCATCGGATCCCGGCAGGAGATTGTGGCACAGCGCAATGATGGCTCGACTTTTCCGGCAGAGCTCGCGGTCAGCTCGGTGGTCCTGGCCGATCGGGAAATCTTTACTGGTATTATTCAGGACATCAGCGAACGCAAAGAATATGAGCGGTCTTTAAACGAAGCACGCAAACGAGCTGAAGCTGCCAGTGAAGCCAAAAGTGAATTCCTGGCGAATATGAGTCACGAAATCCGGACCCCGATGACAGCCATTCTGGGCTTCACCGATATCCTGCTGGGGAACTTGCAAAATAAAGAAGACATTGAAGCGGCCAACATTGTGAAACGAAACGGTGAATATCTCATAGGCGTGATCAACGATATTCTCGACCTTTCAAAAATAGAAGCACGTAAAATCGAACTGGAACAGGTTCGCATCAATACTCAGGAGCTCATTTCAGACATCGCTTCACTCATGCAGGTCAAAGCCGACTCCAAGGGGCTGAAGATTGTTCTCTCTTTTGAAAATCCGATCCCGGAAACTATCGTCACCGATCCTACTCGCTTGCGTCAAATTCTGATCAACCTGCTGGGTAATGCCATCAAATTTACGGAAACCGGTCACGTCGAATTGCGAATCAAAACAATCAATACAGAACATGGATTCCCGCAACTTCAATTTCAAGTCATTGATACCGGCATCGGCATTTCGGAATCGGCCCTTGCACAAATCTATCAGCCCTTCACACAGGCAGACAGTTCAACGACCCGGAAATATGGTGGGACAGGCCTGGGACTGGCGATCTCTAAGCGACTGGCAGAAATGCTTGGCGGAAAGATTCATGTCACCAGCATAATCGGTGAAGGCAGCACTTTTACAATTTCGATCAACACCGGATCACTGGAAGGCATCCGCCTGTTACAACTGGATGAAAGTGCCATCAAAAAGGTCTCTACTGAATCCAAAGCTGAAAACTCACTCAAGACAAACAGCGACATTCATTCCAGCCGAATTCTCATCGTGGAAGACGGGCTTGATAACCAGCGGCTCATCTCATTTCTCTTGAAAAAAGAAGGCATGCAAGTAGAGCTGGCAGATAACGGGAAAATGGGATATGAGCAGGCGATGGCGGCATTCGAAGATGAACATCCCTTCGACTTCATCCTGATGGATATGCAAATGCCTGTGATGGATGGTTATACTGCCACTCGAAAATTGCGCGATGCCGGCTATGCCGGACCAATCATTGCACTCACCGCCCACGCGATGAAAAACGACATGGAAAAATGTATTGAGGCTGGCTGCAATGCTTATGCCACCAAACCAGTCGACAAGAAAAAGCTGCTGGAGACCATCGAGCGCCTTGCGCAACCAGTGAATCAGACACAAGAATCTAAGCCAATGGCGAATGGATAACCTCACGATTCAAGACCAAAACTGCCGATCCAGCGTACGGTAATTGATGGCTTCACTAATGTGCGATGCGGTAATCTGATCGCTCCGATCCAAGTCGGCTATGGTTCGGCTGATGCGTAAAATCTTGTCATGGGCTCGTGCTGAAAGGCCCATTTCTTCCATTGCCGATTTTAATAACGCCTCGGCATCCGCAGCGAGTTGACAGTATTTTCTCAACTGGCGTGGCGTCATTCGGCCGTTGTGTGAAGTTGAATCCTGCTGGAAACGGCGCGACTGAATTTCCCGCGCATACAACACCCGCTCCCACATCATCGCACTGTCAGTGCCCGCTGTCTTTTCAGAGAGATCTCGGAACGGGACTGGGGGAACTTCAATATGAATGTCGATCCGGTCAAGCAGCGGGCCGCTGATCTTGGAAAGATATCGCTCGATTTGCATTGGATTACAAGAACATTTTCGCCGCGGATCAGAAAGATATCCACAGGGGCAGGGATTCATCGCCGCGATAAGCATCACGTTCGCAGGAAATGTGACGCTGCCGATCGCACGAGAGATGGTCACTTCTCCACCTTCGAGTGGTTGCCGGAGTACTTCCAGAGTACGCCGATTAAACTCAGGTAACTCATCCAAAAATAACAAGCCATTATGCGCCAGACTGATTTCCCCAGGTGCCGGCGTAGACCCGCCTCCCACCAGCCCTGCTTCACTAATAGTATGATGGGGCGTGCGAAACTGACGCAGCATGACCAGAGATTGCTTGTTAGACAAACGCCCCATCGCACTGTAAATTCGAGTTGTCTCTAAACTCTCTTCCTGAGAAAGCCGAGGCAGGATTGTACTCAATCGTGAAGCTAGCAGGGTCTTGCCGGTACCTGGTGACCCAATCATTAATAAATGATGCATGCCGGCAGCGGCCACCGTGATCGCCCGCTTCGAATATTCCTGCCCCTTCACATCGCTGTAGTCAATTTCGTACTGACCGTGT
This window of the Gimesia fumaroli genome carries:
- a CDS encoding YifB family Mg chelatase-like AAA ATPase; translation: MLAKLYTYSLFGIEAKPVEVEVDISPGAMPKTILVGLAEAAVKESTHRIERALVNSGYNRPIDRIVINLSPADLPKDAASFDLPIALGLLTASGQLASDRFQDYAVVGELALDGTIRPVRGALSMAIAAREQGKQGLLVPVQNAEEAAVVEGLDVFAVGTLAEAVGFYTGNLPIEAVEFSWENALEEHGQYEIDYSDVKGQEYSKRAITVAAAGMHHLLMIGSPGTGKTLLASRLSTILPRLSQEESLETTRIYSAMGRLSNKQSLVMLRQFRTPHHTISEAGLVGGGSTPAPGEISLAHNGLLFLDELPEFNRRTLEVLRQPLEGGEVTISRAIGSVTFPANVMLIAAMNPCPCGYLSDPRRKCSCNPMQIERYLSKISGPLLDRIDIHIEVPPVPFRDLSEKTAGTDSAMMWERVLYAREIQSRRFQQDSTSHNGRMTPRQLRKYCQLAADAEALLKSAMEEMGLSARAHDKILRISRTIADLDRSDQITASHISEAINYRTLDRQFWS
- a CDS encoding tRNA dihydrouridine synthase — its product is MSVDQISSVSLGPYQLQTPLFQAALSGYSDYPMRVIAARLGAAYTLCEVMIDRMIVQSKQGKQHSMMYCHQDEFPVGGQLMGSEPEEFGPAAQRLVEAGFHVIDINFGCPVKKVMSRCRGGYHLGQPEVALDIISRVRDVVPDQIPVTLKMRRGIDDTAESEDNFFRIFDGAYERGLAAITVHGRTVHQKYLGPSNWEFLKQVKEHAGSNTVIGSGDLFSPQACIDMLRVTHVDGVSIARGAIGNPWIFQQTADLLRNQPISPPDVHEQRTVITEHFELARTFYGEKKVCNTMRKFGIFYSELHPQRTEVRNAFIAVKTAEQWLQVLEQWYQNNASGIFPPVEQPNPLSLEAPSL
- a CDS encoding thiamine phosphate synthase, whose translation is MQHLLTAGAQRALKQAERIAQSSAAPELDACHLLAALAFEESRAAELLLAHQIELAMILEQFPIQLPEEPANSDSDSTNEPLELSQALYHFPALREILNQALEQVSRSDVPTEIGSEHLLWGLLTTAGSHSEWLRSQGTLTTAAFEQNLILQQRQSAEPINVDFAFRVVPTTASDQTNTFRTIDAAANRLREGLRVIEDYLRFTLDDAHLMQLLKNTRHQLAEALRFIGQDSLIASRDTLHDVGTSISTTSEFERQSMEHLLQANLKRVQEATRTLEEFGKLISVEAAALFKQMRYALYTLEKSILSCLHNQRRLEDCRLYLLVSESLCHHGSGPAVREALAAGVGIVQIREKEMTDRQLLEHGRHVREWTRAAGAILIMNDRPDLAVAIDADGVHVGQDELPVREVRQIIGPQRMIGVSTHNIEQARQAVLDGADYIGVGPTFPTTTKSFAEHEYAGLNFIKQVAAEITLPWFAIGGINADNLCQAVQAGAQRVAVSSTICSAPEPGQITSELLSQFPG
- the amt gene encoding ammonium transporter produces the protein MSHELTTNTIWVLTCTSLVFLMQAGFCCLESGLSRSKNSINVATKNVVDFFIGALIFWLFGFGLMFGNSYYGLIGTSQFAFEDNSPAHWPTVIFLFQLVFCSAAMTISSGAVAERMRFRSYIILACGIGAVVYPLFGHWAWAKDVAGAPAGWLGKLGFLDFAGSSVVHSVGAWSALAAVLILGPRTGRFSKNFNQSRFSSSNLPLAALGFLILWFGWFGFNGGSTLGLNGEVPSIILNTILAGIAGGVSALAWELVSSTQISVEKIFNGSLAGLVAITASCNAVTFPSALLIGVIAGVVMLASLSLLENRFKIDDVVGAIPVHGFAGAWGTLAVALFADASFFPNGVSRTHQLGIQALGVVVCFVWSFGFIWIFMSIVNRLMPIRVSVEDEKIGLNVAEHGASTELHSLLETMIAHENGDNSSRAETDNFTEAGIVGHQYNRVLDAQEILLSDVKDRELRYRSIMDNVMDAIITINLEGKIEEFNLGAEHLFGYLNHEAVGQNINLLIPPLHQKIQHEYAEGDLNPQLVRAIGSRQEIVAQRNDGSTFPAELAVSSVVLADREIFTGIIQDISERKEYERSLNEARKRAEAASEAKSEFLANMSHEIRTPMTAILGFTDILLGNLQNKEDIEAANIVKRNGEYLIGVINDILDLSKIEARKIELEQVRINTQELISDIASLMQVKADSKGLKIVLSFENPIPETIVTDPTRLRQILINLLGNAIKFTETGHVELRIKTINTEHGFPQLQFQVIDTGIGISESALAQIYQPFTQADSSTTRKYGGTGLGLAISKRLAEMLGGKIHVTSIIGEGSTFTISINTGSLEGIRLLQLDESAIKKVSTESKAENSLKTNSDIHSSRILIVEDGLDNQRLISFLLKKEGMQVELADNGKMGYEQAMAAFEDEHPFDFILMDMQMPVMDGYTATRKLRDAGYAGPIIALTAHAMKNDMEKCIEAGCNAYATKPVDKKKLLETIERLAQPVNQTQESKPMANG